The DNA sequence CTTCTTTTTTTAGTAACATTACTTCTCATATTAGACTTGAATGAACATATTTATACTGTATTGCAATCTtatttagttgaatgaatgtaggttCACACTTATTAAATTGAATTCTTAGCAGAAATCAACCGAaatttattcttcttttttttctttttttttttttgttttattcctctcaagaaagtaaaacaagaataatgatgagaaaatgaaataagaaagagaaaatggagaaaaaaaagaagaagacgaagCAAAAGATGAgagaaggaagaggaagaagagttttgaatcGTGTGTGCCTTATTTAAATCCAGAATGCATTGAAATTCTTTAATGATGACGACACACAAACAAACTCAGTTTAAAACAAACTCAGACCAGAAAGCACCAAAATTACGATACACAAACAAACTCAGTTCAAAACAAGCAGGCACCTTATTTAccaaaattacttaataatGACGACACACAAACAAACTCAGTTTAAAACAAGCATAGACCAAGTGTACCTTATTTAAATCCAAAATACACCGAAATTACTTAATAATGACGACGCACAAGCAAattcctcctccttctccttcttctccatcATTATCATCTTCTTTTATagttcatcttctccttcttattTTACCTTCTCATGATTCTTCTTCATGTTTTATTCtcttaacaataataaaaataagaaaaaattaaataaataagaaaaaatacataatgctCCAAAATCACTAGgaagaggaaaaggaaaaaATGAGGCAACAAAtagtagcaaaaaaaaaaacgacGATGAGAAAAAAATACGCGATAACAAtaacaatgatgatgataatggtggtggtggtggtggaggaggagaaggaggaggtGACGACAATAACAAAAGAGAAAGATGacgaagaaggaggaggaagagaacGTGCATGACAacggtgaagaagaagaagatgaagagcGACAGAGGTGAAGAACGTGTGTGCGTGAATTTAAAACACTTGGTTAAACTTGGTTAAATATTTTGCTTGGTTGTAGAGCTTTATTCATATCTTTTAGTACCTATTTAGCAGTAATTCATTGGTAACAacgttttaaaatatttttcccCACTATTTTATAACagaaattttgaataatttggAATCATCCTCCTTAGTCCTTATGCTTTTAAGACATTAACGTTCATTGCAAACATATGTAAATAGTAAATACTATTACAATCTACCCCAACCTTGTATAAATATCATACTCCACGGCTCCATCCTAAGCAGATAGCTTTTAAGTTTTAACATGTTACCCAAAGTTTAGATCCATGATAAACCTAATGAATGTTAgttcttatattttatttataaatattgcATTTCAAGCTTTTGCATATAAATTATTCTGGTTCCACAATATCAGGATTGAAAGAAAAGGAATGCATATCCAGATATTGAGTTGGTTTATAAAATGGGGGGATTGAAAGAAGGGATTTGATGAAGCCATACAAAGCTTTAGTTGAGGTGGTGAAGCTGCTTGCCTCACAATGTGTATTGTGTGTATGTAATGAATAAAAACTTAAAGGAATCGGTTGCATCCTCACAGATTAGCATCGAGCACAAACGCGTTACTAAAAAAGCAATGATATACATTATTTACTGAAAGACTAATCTTTTTTTCCAATATATACTATAACAATTATGCAGATTGTAAGCTTTATCTAACTAGTTACTAATTCAATATGCAAGTAGATATGTCACATGCTCACCCTAAAACTAAAAAAGAATGCTCTAATAGTAGGTATTGCCGAAGTATAAGAATGTTCTCCGCAAATCAAGAATACATTTcaaaaaggagaagagaaggGGGTGCAACTCAACTGCATAAGGTTTGCAAGCAAACACTCATGAATCTAAATTCACTCGCCGCATCTTGCACACAAGGTTTGCTGTTGGCATATCTACTGAATCTGACTTGAGAAGATCTTTTAACTGGTCCCTTGACGCAGAGAGACAACTTTGGAATGTGGCCAAAACCGCGGGGATTGGCATCGACAAAGCGGATAGCACATTACTAAGATACTCAATATCAACTGACAGCTGTTGCGCTCCACGATCCGAAATGTGCTGAATCCCACGCAATTGCTCTATGTACAGTGCTGTTGCCCCTTCTGCGAcctaataatattttagtccaaaaaaaaaagtaggtCATTATCTGTTTTTCATATGAAAAGAGGACGAATAGCCTGAGAAAGACATGATAATTGCAATAATTTCAAATAATCTGTAtatttgtgttgtttgcaaCGGCAAAGAGGGAAACTTTAAAACCTAGTCATATCTTTCTAACTTTAGGGAATAAATTCAACTGCATTGCCAGAAAGGGAAGTTTTTACTCAAAAGAGGTGTTCTAAGCTAGTTGAGAGGCCAATTGAGTCAAGACTTGTATATATAGGCAGAAGCTGAATTAAATGTGTTAATCAAGAATATTAACCTCAAACTGAAGCATCCACAAAACTGTGGGAAGAAATGCCACTCCTTATCCTATATTAAACAAAAGGGAAAATTGATTCTGCCTAACTTTTAAGCATCCATcaaagtatgagttataccttgAACATCCATTCAGTTGCAAAGAACTGAGCTTCATCATTGTTTTCACTGCTAGAGATTCCCTCAGCAAGTGGCTCCAATTGTTGGGGTAGAGTAAGAAGGTATTCACCAACACTGGTCACATAGGACTGTGGATATGCACTGAAGGTAGGAAGATGAAAAGCACTTTGCTCCTCTACTGATGACCAAATTGGCAATCGGGACACATCACTGAGGCGTTGCCGTACTTTAGATATGAGGACGTCGTATACAAGTTCATTCACTGTATCAGCAAATGCTGCAACTCTttgagatgcatgaggaagtgCATGAAATCGGGGATCTTTAGACTGCAAAAATCAGAGATATTTTTACATAATGACAGAGACCAACAGAAGAAGTATATAAACTGAGAAGACAAAGTACGTAGGCGCATAGCAAAAGAATACCAACACAACTAAAAACAGATGAACTTAGAAACAAATTCACATTCATTGATTTTAACCTTTTTTGGATAAAATGGGGGtgaatttgaaaatttcaaGAATAACATTTTTAGTAATTGTTGTAGAACGCTCAAGACAAATGAAAGAAaatcattttctttttccttttatgttctcttctttttgcaATAAAAATGTCTAACcttcaaattaaatgacaataagaaaaaaaataggtTTCTCTACACCACCCTTTTCAGACAAATCAATTCATAGGCATAGAGGGGTGGAAACTCTGCACATAACAGAGGAAATAGAGATTAATGAGCCTGGGCAAAGGCACCAATTCCACATGAACATTGCCTAAACCTTGAGTCTCCTGTTGATATGTTTTTGTCAAATTGTATATTTACCAATGTCAATAATTAGCATTTTTGTTGGAGGGAAACTGTATTGGGGAAATTGAATCATTGCTACATTAAAGCACGCTGCTAGGGGATTTTAATGTGGACTGGAGAAGAATGTGTTAGAAGGGCAAGTGTGGAATTAGGCAGTATATTTCGAGGCTCCTCCAGATCTAGATATTGAAATTGAATCCCATATGCTTTTGTATCTATTTCTAAACCAAAACATATACTTAAGAAAATGAGATTGCAATAAAGTTAGTCTTATTTATACCTGATTCAAAAGGTTAAGGAGTTTCCTAGCCTTTTCCGGCACATCAACAAGCCGCAGAGCTGCCATATCCAAGGCAGCCCTTCCACCAAAATATGGCTCCCCATCTTCATTACTACTTCTTATTGTCTGGTTTTGGTCTAAACTTGAACCAAATACTGAAAAGGATAGACTCGTGCTCAATCTAGCAAGTGTAGCTCTCAAAGATGCTTCAAATACAGAAGACCTGCTTGTCAAACTATCTGCAACTGTCAGGATTTGCAATGCCCCTTGAACTATGGACCACTCCTCTTCATTTGAGATCAAATCAACTCTTCGAGCATTTGGGTTTCCATCCTTCTTCTCCGTTTCCTTCTTTATTGTACCATCACTACCATAATCGACACCACATACAGTTCTTAGTGACTTGAGAGTGTCTTGCAGAGTAGCAATGTACTGTAACATTATGTCATCAAGAGCAAGAATTAGCTCATCTGCCTCAGAACCTCCAGTGAAGTTGATGCATCTCTCCACAGCTGCTTCAAGAAGTATAATAACTTGCGGAATAGACTCCTCCATCCTGCGAACTGTTTCGCTGAGTTCTACTCCTTGGGCTCCCACGCCTCGAATAACAGCTCCTCTTAAATCTACTCCTCCAATCTCTGAGGAAAGGATGGCACGCTCCATTTGTCCATACCTGTAAGATATGCCCATAAATAATGATAAAGTAATTAAAGGAATAATTCAAAGAATTGGAGAAAAAATTTATATGTGTACAATGAGCCAAAAGATCAGTAAGGACGCCCCACTATTCATTTAGATTTACTTTTCTATGcctcttttgtttttctatGTTTTGAGGAACAAATCTGAGAAATATGTTAATATTATTTCTCAGGCCCCTCTAATTTGTCAATAATAATGAGGCCACTACCAAATGGCACTAGCAAACAAactttatttatcaaaatttcaATTATGCCTTTCTTATTATacattaaagaaaaaaaaaatttacctgTGTTTAAATGATTCATATGGCAAGTACACAGCTTTCAGGACATCTATTAAAACTCGGACATCAGAATCCGAAAATAAGTGTTGAATATTCCTTGCAAATGTACCCGTCATGTTGTGTAATTCAATCAATGCCTCTAGATGCTTAGTCTGAATCTTAATGCCCTTTTGCATATCTCCAGATAATATATCCAATAAGCCTGCAAGGATTAAAGAGTTGAATATTCAGTTTGTATAAATTATACCAGTTTTCTCAGACAGCAAATTGTGTAAAGCATCTAAGAACAACCTTTAGCAAGTGCTTTCGTTTCAGGAACAGCATCTCCAATGGCAACATTGATATGAGATACGAAACTGGAACCTATAGACATCATAGTCTCACTTAGTAGCCTTGGGACTAGAATTTTATAATCTTCTGGAAAAGCAATCATACACCTGCAAGCAATAGTTAGTACTTAGTACCATTTTATTCTTGctaatttttaaatagaaagaTATGGTGAAAGAAAATCCAATAGCATCAAGGTTTGAGTATGATTTTATTCTTAATCTAATCCAGTTTGCTTTaagaacttaaaatttaaatggCCAAAATTAACATATGACTGAGATGTTAACCCAAAAAGTACTTAATATTATTAGAGTAGCATTCCAACTATTTGCTTTATGGGTAAAAATTATCTCTAAAAACAATACCATTTCCATTCTTGTTCAAGATAAAGTAGTAGTTCATCATAAAAGTTTGGCAACCAACTGGAGAACGATATTGTTGGCAAAGCTGACTGAAAATCACCACCACTTGATATCCTCTCCATTTCGTTCTTCTCATTTGCAGACTTATTGGCTCGGTCTTTTGAGTCAAAATCTTCCCAGAGCTTCTTTATTGGTTTTAAGTGAACCTTTGTGTATTGTGATTCTAAAGACTTAAATCTCCCAATTCTGATTAGAATTTCCCGCAAATCTTGGGCAGCATCAACCTGATTGACAATTATACAATCTAAAGTTACTACAGATTATATTTATAAGGCATAAGTGCATGGtttcacaaaaataaattaatcataaCCTTGCGATTCGATAATGCATCAGTAAGGCGGGGCTGCACCATCGTGTCTAGCCTATCTTCCAAGACTTCAAGTTGCTTTCTTATGTTGGCAAATTCAGCAACCTACATACAAGAAGTGATGGTAAGTCAAAACAACCCCCACAACATCTTCTGATAAAAATCAAATCACATGCATATAAAACATAACCAATGTGGAAATTAGTACCTCCCCAACAGCAGACAAGCAATGTCTCATATTAGCCAGAGTTTCTGCAGCACGAGGGAGATCACCACTAGCAAATACATCCTCCACAGTTGAACTTAATTGAGTTAATCCAGCAGCATCCTGTCATTACAATGCAATTTAAGATAGTTTGCTTTGTTATCTCATTGAGCTACATCAATGTGAACTTTTGactcaaaatatgaaaattaacAATCTTTACCTGCAATGTCTCATAAGCAGCTTCCATCCTCTGCTTGACAACGTCAACTTTAGCAAGGGCTGCTATAGATTCAGCGGACGATCCCTCTGCctataagaaataaaaaagttgATCATGAGGAAAAGGTCAGGGTGGGTCTTCAGACGTATATAAATCGAACATTTCAACCATGAGTCAGCAGGAAGATTAAAAAGAACTCTTAGAATtagaatgaaaaagaaagcacagaactaaaataaaagtgACATCAATGCAACAAAACTAACAATCCCATTGAGCTGATATAGAACCAGAATTTGAAACATGTGTTGCCTAAGCACCACGAAACCAAAGTAACAACTCTATTCCacggaaaaagaaaaagaaaaaaaaaaggggggtgCGATGAAAACTACAAGAAGTGTTATCTTAAACAAATATAAAGCAGCATAGAGTAAGCTTATAGCAACTATATTCAGAAAAAGGAATACACGGTTTCCCCTTAATGCATTCACATAACCAATTCAACACAAGCTTGCTCCGAGTTAGCCAGTTAGATCTCAGTGCAAATATTATGGTGCATAGTTCGCTACAAGTAACCAAGTTTAAAGATCTATAACttagcacaacaaaattcaaaattagatTAACAAATAACACTATGCATTGACTATAATCAACAATTCATTCTTCAGCACAAGAGATTGGAAAAGCTCAAAGCAAGACAAAGATGAAATTCCCGATTTGATCTCAAATCTAGGCATAGCGAATCGCACATTATAGCAGACACACGTACCTTCTTGAGCTTCTGGAGGATGGCGGAGACGGCGGAGCGGAGAGAAACGGCATCATCACGGAGTCGGATGACGTCACGGGTGGCGCGGGGGACTCGGAGGAGCGCGCCGGCGCTCTGTTCCTCGA is a window from the Arachis stenosperma cultivar V10309 chromosome 3, arast.V10309.gnm1.PFL2, whole genome shotgun sequence genome containing:
- the LOC130968458 gene encoding conserved oligomeric Golgi complex subunit 7 yields the protein MMLDLGPFSSENFDSKKWINAACQSRHQQEPVDKHFVDTEMKIQMVSEEIAASLEEQSAGALLRVPRATRDVIRLRDDAVSLRSAVSAILQKLKKAEGSSAESIAALAKVDVVKQRMEAAYETLQDAAGLTQLSSTVEDVFASGDLPRAAETLANMRHCLSAVGEVAEFANIRKQLEVLEDRLDTMVQPRLTDALSNRKVDAAQDLREILIRIGRFKSLESQYTKVHLKPIKKLWEDFDSKDRANKSANEKNEMERISSGGDFQSALPTISFSSWLPNFYDELLLYLEQEWKWCMIAFPEDYKILVPRLLSETMMSIGSSFVSHINVAIGDAVPETKALAKGLLDILSGDMQKGIKIQTKHLEALIELHNMTGTFARNIQHLFSDSDVRVLIDVLKAVYLPYESFKHRYGQMERAILSSEIGGVDLRGAVIRGVGAQGVELSETVRRMEESIPQVIILLEAAVERCINFTGGSEADELILALDDIMLQYIATLQDTLKSLRTVCGVDYGSDGTIKKETEKKDGNPNARRVDLISNEEEWSIVQGALQILTVADSLTSRSSVFEASLRATLARLSTSLSFSVFGSSLDQNQTIRSSNEDGEPYFGGRAALDMAALRLVDVPEKARKLLNLLNQSKDPRFHALPHASQRVAAFADTVNELVYDVLISKVRQRLSDVSRLPIWSSVEEQSAFHLPTFSAYPQSYVTSVGEYLLTLPQQLEPLAEGISSSENNDEAQFFATEWMFKVAEGATALYIEQLRGIQHISDRGAQQLSVDIEYLSNVLSALSMPIPAVLATFQSCLSASRDQLKDLLKSDSVDMPTANLVCKMRRVNLDS